Sequence from the Sphingobacteriaceae bacterium GW460-11-11-14-LB5 genome:
TTTTCAAAGTTAAATAGAAAATTGATAAATGCAAATCTTTTTTGTTTTTTATTGGTTGATGTTAATGGCCAGATGGCTCATGGTGAGATGGTCCATGGCCTGGCTGTTAAAGAAATATATACCAATCATGAATTTCCAATGGATGATTACCTGTTGAACTATCGCTAACTATTGAACTAACCAACCATTTTATTAAATTTGGAGCATGCTAAAAGCCACTGGAATAAGAAAATCGTACGGGAATCTGCAAATTTTAAAAGGCGTAAATTTTGAAGTACAAAAAGGGGAGATTGTAAGTATTATTGGGCCATCTGGTGCAGGTAAAAGTACTTTATTACATATTTTAGGAACATTGGATAAACCTGATGATGGATCTGTACAATTAAAAGGTACGGTTATCAATAAACTGAACGGCGATTTGTTGAGCACTTTCCGAAATCAGAACATCGGTTTTGTGTTTCAGTTTCATCATTTACTGCCAGAATTTAGCGCCATTGAAAATATTTGCATTCCGGCATTTATTGCCAAAACCAATAAAAAACAGGCCGAAACCAGG
This genomic interval carries:
- a CDS encoding lipoprotein-releasing system ATP-binding protein LolD, translated to MLKATGIRKSYGNLQILKGVNFEVQKGEIVSIIGPSGAGKSTLLHILGTLDKPDDGSVQLKGTVINKLNGDLLSTFRNQNIGFVFQFHHLLPEFSAIENICIPAFIAKTNKKQAETRAFELLDLFGLKDRAQHKPNQLSGGEQQRVAIARALINNPSIILADEPSGNLDSENAAGLHQLFVSLRDNFHQTFVIVTHNEHLAKTSDRVVSMKDGLIV